CTTTAGAAACCAGAACAGTGAGTGGAAGCCCTTGAATCAGCTTGAAAAGCACTTTGGATGTTGGTGTAATCAGCTCTCTGGGAAGAGGTTACTAATATTGGCATAATCTTGGGAAGTTAATGGGTTCTTCAGTGCCAGCAGTGGTGAGAGCAGAGAACTCTGTGTGGCACGAGCCCCCTCGTAAGGCTTTAGGGATGCATCATGGCAGGGTAATTAAAGGCAGTGTTTGTCTGGTTCAAGGGATAAGGCATCTTGAATCCAGGCTTGCTCCTTCCTTCAGTCCCCACAAAGCCTTGCAGGAAGTCCTCTACTCTCCTGCTTGTTTGTAGATCAAGGGAGAGAGGGGCTACGAGTCTCTTCCTGTGGGTGTGGAGCCTCTCTGGCTGCTGTTCCCAGGTCTCTGCCAGCCTTGGCCGCAGACATGGAAGCTCGTTCTGATTGCCCACTGCTGCTGTGACTGCAAGCAGCTCTTCAGAGTTTTCTTTACCCATTCTGATCTTGGTTCCTGTGTGTTCTGCAGCTACAAACTGGCTGAAAACATCGATGCTCAGCTGAAGCGCATGGCACAGGATCTGAAGGACATCACTGAGCACCTGAACACATCCAGGGGCCCAGCAGACACAAGTGACCCTGTAAGTGCAAGCTTCTTTCTTTATGATTTATATTAATTTGATCTTAATGCTCCTTATGGCTGTACTCAGCAGCTTTTTTTTCAGTATAAGTTTCACTTCAGTATTGCAGATTGAGTTTTTCCACATTCATTTTGAATTTTGCCACTCAAGCCTGAGGTGATCAATGTTCTCCTGGTTCCTAGGGCTAAATTAAAATAAGCCAAAGCCACAGGCATATCATCTAAACTGTGCAGTTTTCTTGCTGATAAGGAGTAGCAATGTAGCAGCTTTGCTGCACACACTTCCCTGGCCAAGTGGCTGCTGCCTTAGGGAAGCTGGGCAAGGAGAAACTTGCCTTTGACTCCTCTTACTGCTTATGCAGTCTCACAGCTGACTTGCACCTTCTCTTTCTGCTCAGCTTCAGCAGATCTGTAAAATTCTGAATGCACACATGGATTCCCTGCAGTGGATTGACCAGAATTCAGGTgagctttgtcctgcagccttctgggAATGTGAATGGGAAGCAGGAGCCTGTGTGTGAGTGTTTGcccatccctgaattcctgaGGATGCCTGAGGAGTGTTCCTCCTCAccttcagtggcactgtcccttcTGGGCTTGAAGTCTCCTGCTGTGCCTGATTAGAGGCCTCTGCTCAGAAGTTACTGCTGCCAACTGCTGCTGTTTTACCAAAAAAGCCTTcccaaaatgtttttctttttcctgcaagCAAAAAACTGTGCAGGGTTGTGTTCTGGGGTGACTGTGACATTAATCCCTTGTTTCTGCCACAGCTGTACTGCAGAGGAAGGTGGAAGAGGTGACCAAGGTTTGTGAGAGTCGCCGCAAGGAGCAGGAGCGCAGCTTTAGGATCACCTTTGATTGAAACACTCCCCTGTTCAAAGGATGGACATAAACACCTCTGTTTTCTGTGCAGGTTTTGAGATCCAAAATGATGACCTggcttttgtttccttttcttgcAATAAAATGTGTTGTTTGTTCCCAAAGGTGATCTGTGTTGTGCTGGACAGGAGTAGCTGCCTGACGTTTGTGGGAAGTCTGGTCTCTGTGCTTTAGCTCTGCATGCAGACTGGTGAGATACAGAAATGCTGCTTTGGAGGGCTTGGGGCAGTCTCTGGCTCcagaggagccagcagagctgggaggcTCCCAGGACTGAGGTGTGGACACAGTTCTGCAGCAGCAGAACTGGGACTTGGCTCTAGAGGACTTAGGACTATGAACAGCAATAAGCACACACTAAGGAAATATCACAATAAGTGCATTTATTTACCTGGCCTCTTCCCTCCCTCTTTGCCACAGTGTGTGGGCACTGCCCAGCTCTCAAGAAGAGCCCAGCTCCTCCCAGTCTGGTCCTGCATGTAGGCTCCCAGCAGTCCTGCATTGTCCCAGGTTCACCCACAGCTCACTGAACTCCACAAGGCTGCTGGTTCTCCATCCCTCACGTGGCAGGAGCGTTCTCtgcagcagaggagctggggaTGGCAGAGTCAGCCTCTGACAAGTGCTTCCTGCTTTTCCCAAAGGCAATGACCAAGGGCTTCCCCTGCAGCTTGTACCCattcagcagctgcagggctctcTGGGCTGACTCTGTGTCTGCAAGGAGAGGGGGACACAGGGTCATCCTATGGGTGTTCCCATCTCCTGGCCCCTCAGCCTGGTCTGACATGCTGAATGAACACTGAATATGACAGACTGCATCACTTCTGCCCTGGtaaatccccttccaacccagagAAAGGACCATGGCACAACAGGAAGATAAAAGGAGTAAATTCCCCTGCTTCCTCTTGGAAAGCAGTGCTCTGTAGGAGGATGTGGCACCTTTGGGAGTCAGGAAGAACAGAGAGGCACAAGGCAGGAACTCACCAGGGAAGGTGATGAAGGCCTGGTCCCTCATGCGGCCGCTCAGGAGGCGGAACTGGATCAGGGgactgtcctccctctggaaccGGGCAAACAGGGACACCAGGTCCCTCACTGTCACTCGGGGGCCCAGGTTCTTCAAATACAGCACCTGGAACACACACAGGGTCAGCCAGCCTTTGCCATGCAGACACACCTTCCAGCCTGCACAGCTCAAGGTGTGAATTAGCTCAACCCTCACACCCACGTGCTAATGATGGCATTTGGAGGACACGTGGGTGTACAGAGAAAGGCAGCTCTGAAGTCAAGGCACCACCCTGCTTGCCTGCATCAAGAACTGACAGTTTCAGTTTATTATAAAACAGTTCAGTTTATTTAGTTCAGTTTATTTATAAAACAGTTTATTCAGTCCACTCTGTTTATTTATAAAATGCAATAATCTCCAGCTACCAGACAGAAGAGTCTGAATAAAGTGACAGCAGGACTCGGCCAGGCCCAAACAGACAGAGCACATAGACAggtgagctgctggagccagggagggctgggctcACAGGTACAGCTCTTTGCCAGGCTGGTGCCTTCCCATCAGAACCCAAAGTCCCTCTTCCCCCCATATTGGAGGCTCCTCTCCCCCTTGGCCTGCAGGATCAGCCCAGCAACTCCAAGGCAACAGCAAAGAGGAGCCTTTGcctcctgacacagcttcagggcaTCCTGCTGAGCAGGGATAAACCCTGGATCATGTCAGCTTACCCTGCTGGGCTCCCCTGGATGGTAGGATGAGAACCTGGGGATTTTCCGCAGTTCCTCCTCCGAGAGGCGGTTCCTGAGGATCTCCTCTTCTGGGACAAACTCAACTGGCTCTTTGATAACCACAGGCCTGGGAGGGgactgctggggctctgctgcagaAACATTGGGACTTGCTGCCTGTTCTGCttgctcctcctgctctggaagTGGTGACTCCTCAGTCCTAGACCCCTGTGGGGTGGGGGACGAGCAGGGGTCATTTGTAGCAGACTGGACTTTTTCAGGGCACTTCTTGCTCAGCAGCTCTTGGTAAACACTCTCCAGATGAACCATGGGGTCCTTTTCATCTGTTCCCCTCTTTTGAGTGTCATCTAATTCAGAACAGAGATACATGGTAACCATCACCAATAGCCTGGAAAACACACAGAGGGCaagcagagacacagaaaggAGAAACCCCATTTCaccccagcctctgtgcccaggcccTGCAGGCTGTTGAAAACAGCCCCAGCAAGTGCTGGTCCCCAGCTCAGGATGaacctgcagagagcagcagctccacctgTGCTACATCAGAGCTCTTTTCAGAGATGCCCTCGCTTATCTGCAGCCACATTTCAGCACTTTCTAGTGAGTCCTTCAACACACCTTCCTCCTCCTGCATGTGCAGCAAGGATGGGCCATGCTGCCCTCCTGTACCACTGCCTGGAATAGGAACACTTGGATTTCAAGGACATCAGATTAAGTTCCTGGGTTTAAAAAGGTCCATGACATGGACTGATCAATGATCTCTTCTAATTCTCTTTAGTGGAAATGGGGACAAATGTGAGAGTAGCATCTCCCAGCCTTCAACTGGACCCAATGCCCCTTCAGGGATGAGGCTTAACAAGTCATTCCTCCTCTTACCTGCTCTGTGCCTTTGCTCCCTTCTCCCTCTGCAGATAAGGAACAATCCCCAGTCCCACCCAGGCACTTTGCTTAACTCAGACCTCGAGGCTCTACCAAAGCAtcacccagctcctctcccacaccCCAAGCTGCTCTGCACTACATGCAACACCTCAAGGAGACCCAGAAATTCACTtttgtgatggtggtcacaggggtcttatgtcgaaggaagagatgaggatctgactccatatttcagaaggctgatttataattttatgatatatattacattaactCTATACTAAAAgattagaaggaaaagttctcagaaggctggctaagctaagaatagaaaggaatgaataacaaaggtctgtggctcagacagagaccTGAGCTATctgggctgtgactggccattaattataaacatttaagatgggccaatcccagatgcacctgttgcattccacagcagcagataaccattgtttacattttcttcCTGAAGCTTCTtagcttctcagcaggaaaaaaatcttaatgaaaggattttcatgaaaagatgcctgtgacCCACTTTAAAAGCA
The nucleotide sequence above comes from Melospiza melodia melodia isolate bMelMel2 chromosome 16, bMelMel2.pri, whole genome shotgun sequence. Encoded proteins:
- the RBM41 gene encoding RNA-binding protein 41: MRRVNSSLSSDELLLEDLETEGERQLKSLLHHQLDTSVSIEQCKSKRRCFGPAAFYKPFGEEAAGALSLSQFQALQESDKETSSLRELGLSDSEILLWKNQDSARKGSGLGAAPEATQERLDAIREKLEERRRILALPQRFAGSKQLSRREMEIEQALFQGTDRHSFLRALYHQDDTQKRGTDEKDPMVHLESVYQELLSKKCPEKVQSATNDPCSSPTPQGSRTEESPLPEQEEQAEQAASPNVSAAEPQQSPPRPVVIKEPVEFVPEEEILRNRLSEEELRKIPRFSSYHPGEPSRVLYLKNLGPRVTVRDLVSLFARFQREDSPLIQFRLLSGRMRDQAFITFPDTESAQRALQLLNGYKLQGKPLVIAFGKSRKHLSEADSAIPSSSAAENAPAT